Proteins encoded within one genomic window of Eurosta solidaginis isolate ZX-2024a chromosome 1, ASM4086904v1, whole genome shotgun sequence:
- the LOC137236593 gene encoding tRNA (guanine(26)-N(2))-dimethyltransferase-like, producing the protein MVFQCTGCDTYTLQPMGIVKSKISDKGNAEVKFGIPTGPNVNTNCAHCGDKHHMGGPLWSHPIHDPTFVEELLQIIEEKPLSDLDTQRRLKGVLSAELVLGT; encoded by the exons atggtatttcaatgcactggttgtgatacctatacgctacagcctatgggtattgtaaaaagcaagatctcagataaaggcaatgcggaagtaaaattcggtataccaactggaccaaatgttaatacaaattgtgcgcattgcggtgataaacatcat atgggcggtccactttggtcgcatcccatacatgatccaacgtttgttgaagaattgctacaaatcatagaagaaaaaccgctaagtgatttggacacacaacgtcgtttaaaaggtgtgttatcggcggaacttgtattgggtacatga
- the LOC137236590 gene encoding T-complex protein 1 subunit eta-like isoform X2, translating into MFCDVHVPKEDWKRRMKACGGAVMTTANDINSSVLGQFDYFEERQVGGERFNIFQGCVNARTSTLILRGSVEQFLEETELRYMML; encoded by the exons atgttctgtgatGTTCATGTACCaaaagaagattggaaacgtagaatgaaagcttgtggtggtgctgttatgactacagctaatgatattaattcaagtgttttgggtcaatttgattactttgaagaacgtcaggttggtggtgaacgtttcaacattttccaag gttgcgttaatgctagaacaagtacattgattttacgtggcagtgttgaacaatttttggaagaaactgagcttcgttacatgatgctataa